The following proteins are co-located in the Shouchella hunanensis genome:
- a CDS encoding cytochrome P450 family protein, with the protein MSIVLNKKEFHQEPYEFYKEIRPHDAFAKVKLVSGIHDSWVAFTYEAADAVLKDERFVKNPRTVFPDVSEHELMPITHSMLFADPPDHRRLRSLVQRGFTPKMIQRLQGRIEEIAKIQVEQMKGKGTVDLIADYAFPIPIIVICELLGVPPEDRLDFQRWSNSMVEINDDPSFYEQVEVHIKEFQLYIEQLLAEKRIHPQDDLLSELIRAEDDGDKLSVQELYGAIMLMIVAGHETTVNLIANGMLALFTHPEQLKKLKESPNLIDGAIEEILRFNGPVEFSTDRYARESFTFMGKQLQKGDHVLVSLASADHDPTVFSGPDKLDITRERSPHLAFGKGIHYCLGAPLARLEGKIAIQTLLNAFPEIQINTALANLEWRQSFVIRGLKELPVKLK; encoded by the coding sequence ATGTCAATTGTGTTGAATAAAAAAGAATTTCATCAAGAACCATACGAATTTTACAAGGAGATCCGCCCTCATGACGCGTTCGCAAAGGTGAAATTAGTGAGTGGTATTCATGATTCATGGGTTGCATTTACATATGAAGCGGCCGATGCGGTCTTAAAAGATGAACGGTTTGTTAAAAATCCAAGAACGGTTTTTCCAGATGTAAGTGAACACGAATTGATGCCGATTACTCATAGCATGTTGTTTGCTGATCCGCCAGACCATCGACGGTTGCGAAGTCTTGTTCAGCGTGGTTTTACACCGAAAATGATTCAGCGCTTACAAGGCCGAATTGAAGAAATTGCAAAGATACAAGTCGAACAAATGAAGGGGAAGGGAACGGTTGATTTAATTGCTGACTATGCATTCCCCATTCCCATTATTGTTATCTGTGAACTACTTGGTGTCCCTCCAGAAGATCGCTTAGATTTTCAACGATGGTCTAACAGTATGGTTGAAATAAACGATGATCCAAGCTTCTATGAGCAAGTTGAAGTGCATATAAAAGAATTTCAGCTTTACATTGAACAATTATTAGCCGAGAAGCGAATCCATCCTCAAGACGATCTGCTTTCAGAATTGATCCGTGCAGAAGACGATGGGGATAAGCTATCGGTTCAAGAGTTATATGGAGCCATTATGCTCATGATCGTTGCTGGACACGAAACGACTGTTAATTTAATCGCGAATGGAATGCTCGCCTTGTTCACACATCCCGAGCAGTTAAAAAAATTAAAAGAATCACCAAATTTAATTGATGGAGCGATTGAAGAAATTTTACGGTTTAATGGTCCAGTTGAATTTAGTACCGATCGCTATGCAAGAGAATCGTTTACATTTATGGGGAAACAGCTCCAAAAAGGAGATCATGTTCTCGTTTCCCTAGCGTCAGCAGATCATGATCCTACGGTTTTTTCAGGGCCAGACAAACTCGATATCACTCGTGAAAGAAGTCCGCATCTTGCATTTGGAAAAGGAATTCACTATTGCCTAGGTGCGCCACTCGCACGATTAGAAGGGAAAATAGCGATACAAACATTGCTTAACGCCTTTCCAGAGATTCAAATTAATACAGCTCTGGCGAACCTAGAGTGGCGACAAAGCTTCGTCATTCGCGGTTTAAAAGAACTTCCAGTGAAACTGAAATAA
- the betB gene encoding betaine-aldehyde dehydrogenase, translated as MNVQLFINGKWVHAENQQTRSIINPFNQETIATAAEGTKDDAVRAIVAARTAFDEGNWPHMPASERGEMVRLVGQKIKDHREELAHLETLDTGKTLEESLGDMDDIANVFFYFAGLADKDGGEIIESPIPDSTSRVVREPIGVCTQITPWNYPLLQAAWKLAPALVAGNTLVMKPSEITPLTTAKVFEFFEEVGFPEGVVNLVLGTGTEVGSVLSESHDVDLVSFTGGIETGKKIMQAASGNVKKIALELGGKNPNIVFADTDFDTAVDQALNAVFFHAGQVCSAGSRLLVEESIHDRFVQALIERAKRIKLGNGFDESTESGPLISAEHRTKVERYIQIGLDEGATLAVGGKRPDADELKNGFFLEPTIFTNCKHDMRIVQEEVFGPVLTVETFTSKEEAIAKANDTIYGLAGAVFTADIDKAEHVASKLRMGTVWINDFHPYFAQAPWGGYKQSGFGRELGKIGLEEYTEVKHIFRNKQPQPVNWFQS; from the coding sequence ATGAACGTCCAGCTATTCATTAATGGAAAGTGGGTACATGCAGAAAACCAACAGACTCGCTCGATCATTAACCCATTCAATCAAGAAACGATTGCCACTGCTGCAGAAGGAACGAAAGACGATGCGGTACGAGCTATTGTTGCTGCGAGAACCGCATTTGATGAAGGGAATTGGCCGCACATGCCAGCAAGCGAACGAGGGGAAATGGTTCGTCTTGTCGGTCAAAAAATTAAAGATCATCGCGAGGAACTCGCTCATTTAGAAACGTTGGATACTGGCAAGACTCTCGAAGAAAGTTTAGGAGATATGGATGATATTGCAAATGTATTTTTCTACTTTGCCGGACTTGCCGATAAAGATGGCGGTGAAATCATTGAAAGTCCAATTCCTGATTCGACCAGTAGAGTTGTTCGTGAACCGATCGGGGTTTGCACGCAAATTACACCGTGGAACTACCCATTGTTACAGGCAGCATGGAAGCTAGCCCCTGCTTTAGTAGCAGGAAATACACTTGTTATGAAGCCAAGTGAAATAACGCCTCTCACCACAGCAAAAGTGTTTGAGTTTTTTGAAGAAGTAGGATTCCCAGAAGGTGTTGTTAACCTTGTACTAGGAACAGGTACAGAAGTTGGTTCAGTCTTATCCGAAAGCCATGATGTCGATCTTGTTTCATTTACAGGAGGAATTGAAACAGGTAAGAAAATTATGCAAGCAGCAAGTGGCAATGTTAAAAAGATTGCCCTTGAATTAGGCGGTAAAAATCCAAACATAGTATTCGCTGATACAGACTTCGATACAGCAGTCGACCAAGCATTAAATGCCGTTTTCTTCCATGCTGGGCAAGTATGTTCTGCTGGCTCTAGACTGCTCGTTGAGGAATCGATTCATGATCGATTTGTTCAAGCATTAATTGAACGTGCTAAGCGCATTAAACTAGGGAACGGTTTTGATGAAAGTACCGAATCCGGCCCCTTGATTTCTGCTGAACATCGAACGAAAGTAGAGCGCTACATTCAGATTGGATTAGATGAAGGCGCTACACTTGCCGTCGGCGGTAAACGACCAGATGCCGATGAACTGAAGAACGGATTCTTTTTAGAACCAACGATCTTTACAAACTGTAAGCACGATATGCGCATTGTGCAAGAAGAAGTCTTCGGTCCAGTGTTAACCGTCGAAACGTTTACGTCAAAAGAAGAAGCGATTGCTAAAGCAAACGATACGATTTACGGCTTAGCAGGAGCTGTCTTTACAGCCGATATTGATAAAGCTGAACATGTTGCCAGCAAATTACGCATGGGGACTGTTTGGATTAACGACTTCCATCCTTATTTTGCTCAAGCACCTTGGGGCGGCTACAAACAATCTGGCTTTGGACGTGAGTTGGGCAAAATCGGGTTAGAAGAATATACCGAAGTAAAACACATTTTCCGTAATAAGCAGCCACAACCAGTCAATTGGTTTCAATCTTAA
- a CDS encoding iron-containing alcohol dehydrogenase, protein MSMHMKVESMLSYHTFEVPTAIKHGIGAIKHLGDEIKAFGSKRVLLVTDPGIYQAGVTKPVEDSLKESGVEVVLFNEVEPNPPTKLIARGSAFYLDNKCDGLVAVGGGSSMDTAKAIGVEVSHEGSVLDYEAADGKKPLEHRIPTLATIPTTAGTGSEVTQWAVITDEKREYKFNTGGPLIAAHLTIIDPELHTSMPPHVTAMTGIDAIAHAVECYTMKYAQPVTDAVALLAIEYAATYIRRAFSDGDDLEARYGMAQAAMLAGLSYGSESAGAAHAMSQSLGGIVPVAHGQCVAAMMGPVMEFNWKGAPGRFARIAQAFGINTTDMTTEEAAKAAVQYMYDLVEELEVPTLEEQGVDPKQVDRWAEEALKDPQTIGNPRDLTKKDYVWIYERCFNNVPSTVR, encoded by the coding sequence ATGAGTATGCATATGAAAGTGGAATCCATGTTAAGCTATCACACGTTTGAGGTACCAACTGCTATTAAGCACGGCATTGGGGCTATTAAACATCTTGGAGATGAAATAAAAGCATTCGGTTCAAAGAGAGTACTTCTTGTTACGGACCCGGGAATCTATCAAGCTGGTGTAACAAAGCCAGTTGAAGATAGTTTAAAAGAATCAGGTGTCGAAGTGGTACTTTTTAATGAAGTTGAACCAAACCCACCGACGAAATTAATTGCACGTGGCTCTGCTTTTTATCTCGATAATAAATGTGATGGTCTAGTTGCTGTAGGAGGAGGTTCTTCTATGGATACGGCTAAAGCAATTGGAGTAGAGGTATCCCATGAAGGAAGTGTCTTGGATTATGAGGCAGCAGATGGGAAAAAGCCTCTGGAACATCGAATTCCTACACTAGCAACCATTCCAACAACTGCAGGCACTGGTTCAGAAGTAACTCAGTGGGCAGTCATTACGGATGAAAAAAGAGAGTATAAGTTTAATACGGGCGGGCCATTAATCGCAGCTCACTTAACCATTATTGACCCTGAACTTCACACATCGATGCCGCCACACGTAACGGCAATGACTGGTATTGATGCCATTGCTCATGCCGTAGAGTGTTATACCATGAAATATGCACAACCTGTAACCGATGCTGTGGCTCTTCTTGCCATTGAATATGCGGCTACGTACATCCGTCGGGCATTTTCAGACGGCGATGACCTAGAGGCACGTTATGGTATGGCTCAAGCAGCCATGTTAGCAGGCTTATCTTATGGAAGTGAGTCAGCCGGAGCCGCCCACGCAATGAGTCAGTCTCTAGGTGGTATCGTACCGGTTGCCCATGGTCAATGTGTGGCAGCGATGATGGGACCAGTAATGGAGTTTAACTGGAAAGGCGCGCCAGGACGTTTTGCAAGGATTGCGCAAGCGTTCGGTATTAACACAACAGACATGACAACAGAAGAAGCTGCAAAAGCCGCTGTTCAGTACATGTATGATCTTGTAGAAGAATTAGAAGTGCCGACACTTGAAGAACAAGGTGTTGATCCTAAACAAGTGGATCGTTGGGCTGAAGAAGCTTTAAAAGACCCACAAACTATTGGAAATCCTCGTGATTTAACGAAAAAAGATTATGTATGGATTTACGAGCGTTGTTTTAATAACGTTCCAAGTACAGTACGCTAG
- a CDS encoding GbsR/MarR family transcriptional regulator — translation MDKEQAREELDRIHAIIKDGIADTMDIYGVNRSIGQLYATLYLSDDPMNLNELRDELGMSKGSMSIGVRKLLDENIIHRVYRKGERKDLYEAEQDFFQFFTSFFTRRWERERDVNMAAIKEAVPYYKALIENEEVPEEIQAEASFTLDKIHSSLAYYEFLDMLVTQFRTGNLAKELVERYKDANK, via the coding sequence ATGGATAAAGAACAAGCTCGAGAAGAACTTGATCGTATACACGCTATTATTAAAGACGGCATTGCCGATACGATGGACATTTACGGCGTAAATCGTTCGATCGGACAATTATATGCTACCCTCTATTTGAGTGACGACCCAATGAATTTGAACGAACTTCGAGATGAACTTGGTATGAGTAAAGGGAGTATGAGTATTGGTGTTCGTAAGTTATTGGACGAAAATATTATTCACCGAGTCTATCGCAAAGGGGAACGAAAGGATTTATATGAAGCAGAACAAGACTTCTTCCAGTTTTTCACTTCTTTTTTCACTCGCCGCTGGGAACGAGAGCGGGATGTGAACATGGCAGCCATAAAAGAAGCTGTTCCCTATTATAAAGCACTCATTGAGAACGAAGAGGTACCTGAAGAGATTCAAGCTGAAGCTTCATTTACGTTAGATAAAATTCATTCCTCTCTTGCCTACTATGAATTTCTTGATATGCTTGTCACCCAATTTCGAACAGGTAATCTAGCAAAAGAACTTGTTGAAAGATATAAAGATGCGAATAAATAA
- a CDS encoding AAA family ATPase has product MDVYVPYAGIVLCVGPSNSGKTTLLESWVQTQQVKSSEIVSSDDYRERVGDVRFLDWKSRPRDEASSLMEQYQIQSAEAFRTMDAVIESRCRLNKLTIVDATHLHPDDRERYRKIARSHHLPILTLLFHTKEATLLLRDSERDEPRGKKRVKQQLQTFKQQLRLLKKERYARSYSIYEDEIVHLIRPVESPIELDVGKGLDIVGDIHGCFDEFLTLLHRLGYQQNEAGFYIHPEGRTFLSLGDIMSRGPKSLQTLQFFHNHIQAGLAHMVDSNHGWKIARWLDGQHVQLTHGDEKVEQEFLTYEHTHGSEKATELKKQLKDLLLKAPSHYVLKKNGVATAVCVHAGIRDEWIGKQSHEISDVARYGETDGFDDANKPIRKDWTVHHKTSPLIIWGHDPRKKAMVVNGTINIDQGAVFGGELTALRYPERDTLSVDVETDYSNGDHNPLHELEKARFAVPNIAKYIQGYTASTELLGNIHIGEEHVIPAFDALSHVTLPLEELVYIPPTMSPTPMPSSLEGYLEHPQEAIDYYKQKGITRMVAQKKHMGSRAVLLLFKTKEVASSYIDRPSLGVIYTRKGRAFFDRTTEQAILEKLNKDLQPYFEEHHTDFVLLDAEIMPWNLKAKELIRKQYAHVAENARLDRMQLLSKLQSTSLDHDLASWVSEYEKKLNHADIFEEVYQHYCWEVENLESIQIAPFHVLAHSNRSFFNHPHTWHMEQNQLFSELSPLFVQTEWKLIDSDTSAAEVISWWEDLTDDGQEGIIIKPESFICKQKGKLIQPAIKVRGQKYLHIIYGMDYLEPKNLERLKKRNSAKKQKLALKEFSLGIEAVNRFVAGESVERVHECVLATLALESDPVDPRL; this is encoded by the coding sequence ATGGATGTGTATGTACCTTATGCTGGAATCGTATTATGTGTCGGTCCATCTAACAGTGGCAAAACGACGTTGCTTGAGTCTTGGGTGCAAACCCAACAAGTAAAATCATCTGAAATTGTGAGCTCTGATGATTACCGTGAACGTGTTGGTGATGTGCGTTTTCTTGATTGGAAAAGTCGTCCAAGAGATGAGGCAAGTTCGTTAATGGAACAGTATCAAATCCAATCAGCAGAGGCTTTTCGAACGATGGATGCAGTCATTGAATCAAGATGTCGCTTAAACAAGCTGACGATTGTGGACGCTACTCACCTTCATCCAGATGACCGTGAGCGCTACCGCAAAATAGCTCGATCACACCACCTGCCTATTCTCACGCTTCTTTTTCATACAAAGGAAGCTACTCTTCTTCTTCGAGATAGTGAACGTGATGAGCCTAGGGGGAAAAAACGTGTAAAGCAGCAGCTTCAAACCTTTAAGCAACAGCTCCGCCTCCTAAAAAAAGAGCGATACGCGAGATCCTATTCCATTTATGAAGATGAGATTGTTCACCTTATTCGTCCTGTAGAATCTCCAATTGAATTGGATGTTGGTAAAGGGCTAGATATTGTCGGCGACATACACGGCTGTTTTGATGAATTTCTTACTCTCCTGCATAGATTGGGCTATCAACAAAATGAAGCCGGTTTCTATATTCATCCAGAAGGAAGAACGTTTCTCTCATTAGGAGACATCATGAGTCGTGGTCCTAAATCGCTCCAAACCCTTCAGTTTTTTCACAATCACATTCAGGCCGGCTTAGCGCATATGGTGGATAGCAATCACGGCTGGAAGATCGCCCGCTGGCTCGATGGTCAACATGTTCAACTAACGCATGGAGACGAAAAGGTTGAACAGGAATTTCTCACCTATGAACACACACACGGTTCAGAGAAAGCAACCGAATTAAAAAAACAGTTAAAAGACCTGTTACTAAAAGCTCCTTCTCATTATGTTTTAAAGAAAAATGGGGTTGCTACAGCAGTCTGCGTTCATGCAGGTATACGAGATGAGTGGATTGGAAAGCAGTCTCATGAAATTAGTGATGTCGCTAGATATGGGGAAACAGACGGTTTTGATGACGCCAATAAACCTATCCGTAAAGACTGGACTGTTCACCATAAGACGAGTCCTCTTATTATTTGGGGACATGATCCGCGAAAAAAAGCAATGGTGGTAAATGGTACGATTAATATTGATCAAGGTGCAGTATTTGGTGGTGAACTTACAGCGCTTCGTTACCCGGAAAGAGACACATTGTCTGTGGACGTCGAAACCGACTATTCTAATGGGGATCACAACCCATTGCACGAACTTGAAAAAGCACGATTTGCTGTACCGAACATCGCTAAATACATCCAAGGTTACACTGCGTCGACTGAGTTACTCGGCAACATCCATATAGGGGAAGAACACGTCATACCAGCTTTTGACGCCCTATCCCATGTCACTTTGCCGTTAGAAGAACTTGTCTACATCCCTCCAACAATGAGCCCAACGCCAATGCCATCGTCATTAGAGGGATATTTAGAACATCCACAAGAGGCCATTGACTACTATAAGCAAAAGGGAATTACGCGAATGGTTGCCCAGAAGAAGCATATGGGTAGTCGTGCTGTTTTGCTTTTATTTAAAACAAAAGAAGTCGCATCGTCCTATATTGATCGACCAAGCCTTGGCGTTATTTATACTAGAAAAGGTAGGGCATTCTTTGATAGAACAACAGAACAAGCTATTCTTGAAAAGCTTAACAAGGATTTACAGCCTTACTTTGAAGAGCACCATACGGATTTTGTTCTTTTAGATGCTGAAATTATGCCTTGGAATTTAAAAGCAAAAGAACTCATTCGTAAACAATATGCGCATGTCGCTGAAAACGCTCGATTGGATCGAATGCAGCTCCTTTCGAAATTGCAATCAACTAGCTTGGATCATGATCTTGCTAGCTGGGTAAGTGAATACGAAAAAAAGTTAAATCATGCAGACATCTTTGAAGAAGTTTATCAGCATTATTGTTGGGAAGTTGAGAACTTAGAGAGCATCCAAATTGCTCCCTTTCATGTGTTAGCTCATAGTAATCGGTCATTCTTTAATCATCCCCATACTTGGCATATGGAGCAAAATCAGTTATTTTCAGAGCTCTCCCCTTTATTTGTACAGACGGAATGGAAATTAATTGATTCGGATACTTCTGCGGCTGAAGTCATCTCTTGGTGGGAAGACTTAACCGACGATGGGCAAGAAGGCATCATTATTAAACCAGAATCCTTTATTTGTAAACAAAAAGGAAAACTCATTCAGCCTGCGATAAAAGTCCGTGGACAAAAATACCTTCATATCATTTACGGGATGGATTATTTAGAACCAAAAAACCTTGAGCGATTGAAAAAACGAAACAGCGCTAAAAAGCAGAAGCTCGCCTTAAAAGAATTTTCACTTGGAATCGAAGCAGTTAATCGCTTTGTTGCCGGCGAATCGGTAGAACGAGTGCACGAATGTGTTCTTGCTACATTGGCTCTCGAGAGCGATCCCGTTGATCCTCGTTTGTAA
- a CDS encoding glycine betaine ABC transporter substrate-binding protein, protein MKKRFWPIIAIVPFTLAACGTSESQSSSDKEIELTYVAWDSELASNYVIKEAFEQAGYDVTLTVVEQAIMWQSVADGSVDAHVAGWLPDDMKADYERYQEEIVDLGANLEGARTGLAVPTYMDVTSIEELNADVVSEITGIDAGAGIAIATEDVIEAYNLDIEQTLSTDAFMTQQLRNAYENEEPIVVTAWEPHWKFNSFDLRFLDDPEGIYAEEGEIRTIVREGLEEEDPDAFRILDQFYWTADDMNEVMLLIAEEGMDPEDAAKQWVEENQEKVTEWLEGVE, encoded by the coding sequence TTGAAAAAACGATTTTGGCCAATCATTGCTATTGTACCATTCACGTTAGCCGCGTGTGGAACGAGTGAAAGTCAGTCTTCATCGGACAAGGAAATTGAATTAACATATGTTGCGTGGGATTCAGAACTTGCATCGAATTACGTGATAAAAGAAGCGTTTGAGCAAGCGGGCTACGATGTTACATTAACGGTTGTGGAGCAAGCAATTATGTGGCAAAGTGTGGCTGATGGTAGCGTTGATGCACACGTAGCCGGATGGTTGCCGGACGACATGAAGGCAGATTATGAGCGTTATCAAGAGGAGATTGTCGATTTAGGTGCGAATCTTGAAGGGGCACGAACCGGACTTGCTGTTCCAACATACATGGATGTGACAAGTATTGAGGAATTGAATGCTGATGTTGTGTCGGAAATAACCGGAATTGATGCTGGTGCAGGGATTGCTATCGCAACAGAAGACGTAATTGAAGCGTATAATCTTGATATAGAGCAAACGCTAAGTACAGATGCTTTTATGACGCAACAGTTGCGCAATGCTTACGAGAATGAAGAGCCGATTGTTGTTACAGCTTGGGAGCCTCATTGGAAATTTAATTCGTTTGATTTACGTTTTCTAGATGATCCGGAAGGAATTTATGCAGAAGAGGGTGAAATTCGAACGATTGTACGAGAAGGGTTAGAAGAGGAAGATCCTGATGCCTTCCGCATTCTTGATCAGTTTTACTGGACAGCAGATGATATGAATGAAGTGATGTTGTTAATTGCTGAAGAGGGGATGGACCCAGAGGATGCAGCAAAGCAGTGGGTAGAGGAGAATCAAGAGAAAGTGACTGAATGGCTAGAAGGTGTTGAATAG
- a CDS encoding methyltransferase domain-containing protein produces MQLTIKARGEHVDVLSHLLAKNPYRLYERDVNGHLVRLFFSHFSADFVETTIFVAPDPIELSRNSARAFDITSYINDREFAVSSIFCTFLRSALGTALNGKPKDPYLPWVDHPFSFEFSFGPLASATSLSLLKRLFEPIGFSVSTVFAEQKAPLSIKDRSSAQMITLKGRTTLQKGIRQLFVLIPVLDDYKHYFIDEKEVDKMKRYGEGWLENHPERAYIYEKALRFKAIYEHTQQKDVQPVKETMIRLNDKRYETIIQKVSDLHQKASVVDLGSGEGKLTVKLGYVKGIKELLAVEPSEMAMTRALRQFTKRTKELEFLQPTPLRSSLFYYDNRLQNKDVIILCEVIEHIEEFRLPKMMKMILSDYRPQTLFISTPNYEYNQLYNLGEGYRHPDHRFEWTRDQFQTWCQAVNTGFYNLEFTGIGEEHRQFGHPTQLCHFQRKESV; encoded by the coding sequence GTGCAATTAACAATAAAAGCAAGGGGAGAGCATGTTGACGTTTTATCACATTTACTTGCCAAAAACCCTTACCGCTTATACGAACGTGATGTGAACGGTCACCTCGTTCGGTTATTTTTTTCTCATTTTTCCGCAGATTTTGTTGAAACAACGATCTTTGTTGCACCTGATCCAATTGAACTGTCTCGTAATAGTGCACGTGCATTTGATATTACTTCTTATATCAATGATCGTGAATTTGCTGTGAGCAGTATCTTTTGCACGTTTCTTCGTTCAGCACTTGGTACAGCTCTTAATGGAAAACCAAAGGATCCATACTTGCCATGGGTAGACCATCCATTTTCGTTTGAATTTTCATTTGGACCATTGGCTAGTGCAACCAGCTTATCTCTTCTCAAGCGTCTGTTTGAACCCATCGGCTTCTCCGTGAGTACTGTTTTTGCGGAACAGAAGGCGCCGCTAAGTATAAAGGATAGAAGCTCGGCTCAAATGATAACGTTAAAAGGACGCACCACCTTACAAAAAGGAATTAGACAGCTATTTGTTCTCATCCCTGTTCTTGATGACTATAAACATTATTTTATTGACGAAAAAGAAGTCGATAAAATGAAGCGTTACGGAGAAGGCTGGCTTGAGAATCATCCAGAACGAGCTTATATTTACGAAAAAGCCCTACGATTTAAAGCCATTTATGAACATACACAACAAAAAGACGTTCAACCAGTGAAAGAGACAATGATCCGACTAAACGATAAGCGCTATGAGACGATTATTCAGAAAGTTTCTGACTTACATCAAAAAGCGAGTGTTGTAGACCTTGGTTCTGGTGAGGGAAAGTTAACGGTCAAATTAGGCTATGTAAAAGGGATTAAAGAGCTATTAGCGGTAGAACCGTCTGAAATGGCAATGACTCGGGCGTTAAGGCAATTTACAAAACGCACGAAAGAATTGGAATTTCTTCAGCCAACCCCTTTAAGAAGTTCTTTATTTTATTACGATAATCGTTTACAAAATAAAGACGTCATTATCCTATGTGAAGTGATTGAACATATTGAAGAATTCCGCTTGCCAAAAATGATGAAGATGATTCTCAGCGATTACCGCCCACAAACACTTTTCATTTCGACCCCGAATTATGAGTACAACCAACTCTACAATCTGGGTGAAGGCTATCGTCACCCAGATCATCGCTTTGAGTGGACAAGAGATCAGTTTCAAACTTGGTGCCAGGCGGTTAATACTGGCTTTTACAACTTAGAGTTTACAGGGATTGGGGAAGAACACAGGCAGTTTGGTCACCCTACTCAGCTATGTCACTTCCAAAGAAAGGAGTCTGTTTAA
- a CDS encoding short-chain fatty acid transporter, with amino-acid sequence MFGVVIRFFDRIVQRYLPDAFIFALLLTIVVFVLGVGLTSSDPIDMIHYWGGGFWDLLAFTMQMTLIVVTGYILASTNVMSSLMKRLALLAHTPGQAVILVTVVASLACLLNYGFGLVVGALFAKHVVRRVPTVDYRLLIAAAYSGFLVWHGGLSASIPLTIASEEHFLVESLGIIPVTQTLLSPYNIFIVTTLIVTLPIINYFSLKSIKHKTYIDPLFLETEIKNELAVTKESAATPAERLENSHILSFVIGGAGILFVVFHFANNGLDLNINIVNFTILFLGILFHRTPKRLLQSVNEGVKNAGGIIIQFPFYAGIMGMMVASGLSDKIALWFVHISTETTLPFLTFISAGLINMFIPSGGGQWAVQGPIMIPAAIELGADTARVAMAVAWGDAWTNMIQPFWALPVLAIAGLKVRDIMGFCLILLIWSFVPISIGLLFF; translated from the coding sequence ATGTTTGGTGTTGTTATTCGTTTTTTTGACCGCATTGTTCAGCGTTATTTACCTGATGCCTTTATTTTTGCTCTTTTGTTAACCATTGTTGTTTTTGTACTCGGTGTAGGATTGACAAGTAGTGATCCGATTGACATGATTCATTACTGGGGAGGTGGATTTTGGGATTTGCTCGCCTTCACAATGCAAATGACACTAATCGTAGTGACTGGTTATATTCTTGCAAGTACAAACGTCATGTCCTCCTTAATGAAACGCTTAGCGCTACTTGCACACACACCTGGACAAGCAGTTATTCTTGTCACCGTTGTCGCCTCTCTCGCCTGTTTACTAAACTACGGCTTCGGTCTTGTTGTTGGTGCCTTATTTGCTAAGCATGTGGTTAGACGTGTGCCAACTGTTGATTACCGTTTACTTATTGCAGCTGCTTATAGCGGATTCCTTGTATGGCATGGTGGTTTGTCTGCCTCTATCCCACTAACGATTGCCAGTGAAGAGCACTTTCTAGTAGAGTCCTTAGGGATTATTCCTGTTACACAAACCTTATTAAGTCCTTATAACATATTTATCGTTACTACGTTAATTGTAACATTGCCCATTATTAACTACTTTTCATTGAAATCCATTAAGCATAAAACCTACATAGACCCTCTGTTCTTAGAAACAGAAATAAAAAATGAGCTTGCCGTAACGAAAGAAAGCGCAGCAACTCCTGCTGAGCGCTTGGAGAATAGTCACATTCTGTCATTCGTTATAGGAGGCGCTGGGATTCTTTTTGTCGTATTTCATTTTGCCAACAACGGCCTTGATCTAAATATTAACATCGTCAACTTCACGATTTTATTTCTTGGGATTCTGTTTCATCGTACGCCTAAACGCCTGCTTCAATCAGTTAATGAAGGTGTAAAAAATGCAGGCGGTATTATCATTCAATTTCCTTTTTATGCAGGAATTATGGGCATGATGGTCGCTTCTGGTCTATCTGACAAGATTGCGCTCTGGTTTGTTCATATTTCAACCGAAACGACGCTCCCTTTTTTAACGTTTATCAGTGCAGGGTTAATTAATATGTTCATTCCTTCTGGAGGTGGCCAGTGGGCAGTACAAGGGCCTATTATGATACCAGCCGCCATCGAACTTGGGGCTGATACGGCTCGGGTAGCAATGGCCGTTGCATGGGGAGACGCATGGACCAATATGATTCAACCGTTTTGGGCATTACCTGTTCTTGCCATCGCTGGCTTAAAAGTACGTGACATCATGGGCTTCTGTTTGATCTTATTAATTTGGTCATTTGTCCCGATTTCAATTGGGTTATTATTTTTTTAA